The Microcystis aeruginosa NIES-843 sequence TTAATACTTTTCCTGGAGAATTAGTGAAAAATGAAGGGATTTTAGAATTGGGAAACATCCAAAAAATGTATGTGACAGCAGAAGTGTATGAAACCGATATTAGTCGAGTTAAATTAGGTCAATCTGTAACGATAAAAACCGATAAAATGCTCGGAGATTTAGAGGGAACTGTGGAAGAAATAGGTTGGAAAGTGGGACGACAAGATGTTTTAGGAACCGATCCTGTTGTCGATACAGATGCTAGAGTCGTCGAGGTAAAAATTAGCTTAGATCATCGCTCTAGTGCTAAAGTTAATCGGTTAACTAACTTAAAGGTTAATGTGATCATTCATCCTAACTAAATAACTCATTCAGAAGATGAATATTCCCACTGCTTGGTTACAATTAGCTCATAAAAGAACTCGTTTAATTGTTGCACTATCTGGTATTATTTTTTCCACTGTAATTATTTTTATGCAGTTGGGAATTCGAGATGCTTTATTTGAGAGTGCTGTTCATTTACATAATAGTTTAGAAGGTGATGCTTTCCTGATTAGTCCTCGTTCTACATCCTTAATTGCCATGGAAAGTTTTAGTGAGCGAAGACTATTACAAGTCTTATCCTTTAATGAAGTGGAATTAGTCAGTCCAATCTATGTAGGCTATGCTCAATGGAAAAATCCCGATACAAAAAACTATTGGCGTAATATTTTTGTAATTGGAATTGATTTAAGATATCAAGCATTTAAGGCTGTGGGAATCAAAGAAAATTGGCAAAAATTAAAGATAAAATATACCACCTTATTTGACCAAAATTCTCGGAGGGAGTTTGGAAATATTACTGAAGATTTCCAGAAGGGTAAAACTATTATTACCGAGGTGGGAAATTCTGGTAATAATCGAAAAATAGAAGTGGTTGGTCTCTTTGAATTAGGTACATCTTTTGGTTCAGATGGTAACTTACTAATGAGCTACCCTAACTTTTTAAGAATATTTCAGAATCGTTCATCTCGGTTCATTGATATTGGCTTAATTAAGTTTCAACCAGATATTGATCGGCAATCCTTACTCAAAAAGTTAAAGAAATATTTGCCGAAAGATGTCAAAATATTAAGCAAGCAAGAGTTTATTAACTTTGAAAAAAATTATTGGGCAACCAGTACAGCTATTGGTTTTATTTTTAATTTGGGTGTATTTTTAGGATTAGTGGTCGGGATTGTGGTTGTTTATCAAATTCTTTATACCAATGTTGCAGAACACTTAGCAGAATATGCAACTCTAAAAGCAATGGGATATCACAATCGTTATCTTCTGTGGCTCGTCTTTCAGCAAGCTCTGATTATTGCAGTATTGGGTTATATTCCTGGCTTTTTATTAGGGATGATTCAGTATTATTTTACCCAAAAATACACCTTACTTCC is a genomic window containing:
- the devC gene encoding ABC transporter permease DevC: MNIPTAWLQLAHKRTRLIVALSGIIFSTVIIFMQLGIRDALFESAVHLHNSLEGDAFLISPRSTSLIAMESFSERRLLQVLSFNEVELVSPIYVGYAQWKNPDTKNYWRNIFVIGIDLRYQAFKAVGIKENWQKLKIKYTTLFDQNSRREFGNITEDFQKGKTIITEVGNSGNNRKIEVVGLFELGTSFGSDGNLLMSYPNFLRIFQNRSSRFIDIGLIKFQPDIDRQSLLKKLKKYLPKDVKILSKQEFINFEKNYWATSTAIGFIFNLGVFLGLVVGIVVVYQILYTNVAEHLAEYATLKAMGYHNRYLLWLVFQQALIIAVLGYIPGFLLGMIQYYFTQKYTLLPIEMTPTRAIFVFGLTLLMSLIAGATAINKLQYADPADIF